In the genome of Populus nigra chromosome 9, ddPopNigr1.1, whole genome shotgun sequence, one region contains:
- the LOC133703544 gene encoding stem-specific protein TSJT1-like, with product MLAIFNKGLVNPPQELYSPASLCSSRKPKLPEEIVKDFVSANPPNAFSLSFGDAALLTYIQPGNSYPRHQRLLCGLDGIYCIFLGSLNNLCSLNKQYGLSKCTNEAMFIIEAYRTLRDRGPYPAHKVLQDLDGRFGFVVYDTKAGQVFAALGENEGVGLFWGIAADGSVVISDNLEVIKGSCAKSFAPFPSGCMFHSEQGLTSFEHPSSKMKAMPRIDSEGAMCGANFKVDVHSRISSMPRVGSEANWALGGSTA from the exons atgtTGGCAATATTCAACAAAGGGTTAGTGAATCCACCCCAGGAGCTGTACAGCCCAGCTTCCTTATGTTCGTCGAGAAAACCAAAGCTTCCTGAAGAGATTGTGAAGGATTTTGTCTCTGCTAATCCTCCTAATGCTTTCTCACTGAGCTTTGGAGATGCTGCACTGCTTACTTATATTCAACCAGGAAATTCTTACCCCAGACACCAAAG GCTGCTCTGTGGATTGGATGGCATATACTGCATTTTCTTGGGGAGCCTGAACAACCTCTGCAGTCTCAATAAACAGTATGGGCTATCAAAGTGCACCAACGAGGCTATGTTTATCATTGAAGCATATCGTACCCTCCGTGACCGTGGCCCATATCCAGCTCACAAGGTTCTTCAGGATCTGGATGGCAGGTTTGGATTTGTGGTCTACGATACCAAGGCTGGACAGGTGTTTGCTGCACTG GGTGAAAATGAAGGTGTTGGGCTATTCTGGGGTATTGCAGCTGATGGGTCAGTGGTGATTTCTGACAACTTGGAGGTGATAAAAGGAAGCTGTGCTAAATCATTTGCTCCATTTCCATCAGGGTGCATGTTCCACAGTGAACAGGGCTTGACGAGCTTTGAGCATCCAAGCAGCAAAATGAAAGCAATGCCGAGGATTGACAGTGAGGGAGCAATGTGTGGGGCTAACTTCAAGGTTGATGTTCACTCTAGGATTAGCAGCATGCCTCGTGTTGGAAGTGAAGCCAACTGGGCTTTGGGAGGTTCAACGGCCTAA